A single genomic interval of Pseudoroseomonas cervicalis harbors:
- a CDS encoding type VI secretion system accessory protein TagJ produces MSTTQDPVGEAFRAGDLQAARAAAMAAARAAPRDAGLRWRLAEILVLCGEIARADTALDAVLEEKPGPAVLEFRRLLRAEQQRRDVYAAGRLPAFQGDDPTPAQRAALRALTLRRAGDLAGAAEAAAEAEALRPRIAGQADGAPFSDFRDADDLLAPQLEVLTSGGDALWVPLERLSSLALEPIRRPRDLAFRRATLVLKDGTEGLVFLPLLYARDAEKDAQRLGRETAWSEGEGPVTGTGLRLFLADGLPQDTLSLAEVAQLDFV; encoded by the coding sequence ATGAGCACCACCCAGGATCCGGTCGGCGAGGCCTTCCGCGCCGGCGACCTCCAGGCCGCGCGCGCCGCCGCCATGGCCGCCGCCCGCGCCGCGCCGCGCGATGCCGGGCTGCGCTGGCGGCTGGCCGAGATTCTCGTGCTGTGCGGCGAGATCGCGCGGGCCGACACCGCGCTGGACGCCGTGCTGGAGGAAAAGCCGGGCCCGGCGGTGCTGGAATTCCGCCGCCTGCTGCGCGCCGAGCAGCAGCGCCGCGATGTCTATGCCGCCGGCCGTCTGCCCGCCTTCCAGGGCGATGATCCGACGCCCGCCCAGCGTGCCGCGCTGCGGGCGCTGACCCTGCGGCGCGCCGGCGACCTGGCCGGCGCGGCGGAGGCAGCCGCCGAGGCCGAGGCGCTGCGCCCGCGCATCGCGGGCCAGGCCGATGGAGCGCCCTTCAGCGACTTCCGAGATGCCGACGATCTGCTGGCGCCGCAGCTTGAAGTGCTGACCAGCGGCGGCGATGCGCTGTGGGTGCCGCTGGAGCGGCTCTCCAGCCTGGCGCTGGAGCCGATCCGCCGGCCGCGCGACCTGGCCTTTCGCCGCGCCACGCTGGTGCTGAAGGATGGCACGGAGGGGCTGGTCTTCCTGCCCCTGCTCTATGCGCGCGACGCGGAGAAAGACGCGCAGCGCCTGGGCCGCGAGACCGCCTGGTCGGAAGGGGAGGGGCCGGTCACCGGCACCGGGCTGCGCCTGTTCCTGGCCGATGGCCTGCCGCAGGACACGCTGTCGCTGGCCGAGGTCGCGCAGCTCGATTTCGTATGA
- the tssC gene encoding type VI secretion system contractile sheath large subunit — protein MQDGLRGAVLGGAFFGARHGGEASALAGFLAAPQLRDWFGAARFRDAEALREALDRDIAAIDALIDAQLAALLEHPRLQRLEGSWRGLHWLAGRVPYAARIKLRLFTARWAELSRDVQRAVEFDQSALFHAIYEEEFGRPGGEPFGLLLADYQLRHAPAPGHPTDDVEVLEALAGIAAAAFAPLAIAADPALFGLDEFAEAGASLDLTEALRAEDHRRWRRLQSREDARFVSVLLPRLLARPPWADEAVRADGFRPRGALGPRLWCSPVYAMGAVVLRAFALYGWPADLRGATVAEEARGGVVDALPCERLSGDPPGVPPRPPVELALTDLQERQLVEAGILPLLGLESLPEASFAAAPSLHRPPRMTGEGAEANQRLSAQFNAILCVSRFAHCIKVMGRDLVGAFRTPEEVERQLQRWLTGFTNASGSALGETAARYPLRSARVEVREQPGRPGTYGCVLHLQPHYQLDEVGAAFRLVTDLQAPGAAAA, from the coding sequence ATGCAAGACGGCTTGCGGGGTGCGGTGCTGGGGGGCGCCTTCTTCGGCGCCCGCCATGGCGGGGAGGCTTCGGCGCTGGCCGGCTTCCTCGCCGCGCCGCAACTGCGCGACTGGTTCGGGGCTGCCCGCTTCCGCGATGCCGAGGCGCTGCGCGAGGCCCTCGACCGCGACATCGCCGCCATCGATGCGCTGATCGATGCGCAGCTGGCGGCGCTGCTCGAACATCCGCGGCTGCAGCGCCTGGAAGGCTCCTGGCGCGGGCTGCACTGGCTGGCGGGGCGCGTGCCCTATGCCGCGCGCATCAAGCTGCGGCTGTTCACCGCGCGCTGGGCCGAGCTGTCCCGCGACGTGCAGCGCGCGGTGGAGTTCGACCAGTCGGCGCTGTTCCACGCCATCTATGAGGAGGAGTTCGGCCGGCCCGGCGGCGAGCCCTTCGGCCTGCTGCTGGCCGATTACCAGCTGCGCCACGCCCCGGCGCCCGGCCACCCGACCGATGATGTCGAGGTGCTGGAGGCGCTGGCCGGCATCGCCGCCGCGGCCTTCGCGCCGCTGGCCATCGCCGCCGATCCGGCTTTGTTCGGCCTCGATGAGTTTGCCGAGGCCGGCGCCTCGCTCGACCTGACCGAGGCGCTGCGCGCCGAGGATCATCGCCGCTGGCGCCGCCTGCAATCGCGCGAGGATGCGCGCTTCGTCTCCGTCCTGCTGCCGCGCCTGCTGGCCCGCCCGCCCTGGGCGGATGAGGCGGTGCGCGCCGATGGCTTCCGGCCGCGCGGCGCGCTGGGCCCGCGCCTCTGGTGCAGCCCGGTCTATGCCATGGGCGCCGTGGTGCTGCGCGCCTTTGCCCTCTATGGCTGGCCGGCCGATCTGCGCGGCGCCACCGTGGCGGAGGAGGCGCGTGGCGGTGTCGTCGATGCGCTGCCCTGTGAGCGGCTCTCGGGCGACCCGCCCGGTGTGCCGCCGCGCCCGCCGGTCGAGCTGGCGCTGACCGATCTGCAGGAGCGCCAGCTGGTGGAGGCCGGTATTCTTCCCTTGCTGGGCCTCGAATCCCTGCCCGAGGCGAGCTTCGCCGCCGCGCCCAGCCTGCACCGCCCGCCGCGCATGACGGGTGAGGGGGCGGAGGCCAATCAGCGGCTCTCGGCGCAGTTCAACGCCATCCTCTGCGTCAGCCGCTTCGCGCATTGCATCAAGGTGATGGGGCGCGATTTGGTCGGTGCCTTCCGCACGCCGGAGGAGGTGGAGCGGCAATTGCAGCGCTGGCTGACCGGCTTCACCAACGCCTCGGGCAGCGCGCTGGGCGAGACGGCGGCCCGCTACCCGCTGCGCAGCGCGCGGGTCGAGGTGCGCGAGCAGCCGGGGCGTCCCGGCACCTATGGCTGCGTGCTGCATCTGCAGCCGCATTACCAGCTGGACGAGGTGGGCGCTGCCTTCCGGCTGGTCACCGATCTTCAGGCGCCGGGAGCGGCCGCGGCATGA
- the tssC gene encoding type VI secretion system contractile sheath large subunit, which yields MSGTQNAPASAGATTTEAEAGGGLLDQVLGATRQTERDRAQELIKALTEEALKGTVTFNRNLQQTFDRAIAEIDRKVSEQLNAVMHHERFLKLEGSWRGLHYLVKNSETGTSLRLRLLQASKRELSRDLQRATEFDQSQLFKKLYENEFGMPGGEPYGALIGDYEWTNHPDDVETLRLVSNVAAASFAPFISAAGAGMFGFDDWRELSKPRDLAKIFDTAEYAKWRAFRETEDSRFVNLVMPRVIARLPYGAGTVPVDEFGYEEAPTDAAGRPQQMAHGDYCWMNAAYVMGARLTDAFAQHGFCVAIRGAEGGGKVSNLPNHTFVSDDGDIDAQCPTEIGITDRREAELSALGFLPLCHYKNSDHAVFFGAQSVQKPKKYDRPEATANAAISARLPYLMATGRFAHFLKVMARDKIGSFMEASDCEVWLNRWIKNYVNANENAGPESKAKYPLREAKVEVKEVPGKPGVYNAVAYMRPWLQMEELTTSMRMVARIPHKV from the coding sequence ATGAGCGGCACCCAGAACGCGCCGGCGAGCGCCGGTGCGACGACGACCGAGGCGGAAGCCGGCGGCGGGCTGCTCGACCAGGTGCTGGGCGCGACGCGCCAGACCGAGCGCGACCGCGCCCAGGAGCTGATCAAGGCGCTGACCGAGGAGGCGCTGAAGGGCACCGTCACCTTCAACCGCAACCTGCAGCAGACCTTCGACCGCGCCATCGCCGAGATCGACCGCAAGGTCAGCGAGCAGCTGAACGCGGTGATGCATCATGAGCGTTTCCTGAAGCTGGAAGGCTCCTGGCGCGGGCTGCACTATCTGGTGAAGAACAGCGAGACCGGCACCTCGCTGCGGCTGCGCCTGCTGCAGGCCTCGAAGCGCGAGCTGTCGCGCGACCTGCAGCGCGCCACCGAATTCGACCAGTCGCAGCTGTTCAAGAAGCTCTATGAGAACGAGTTCGGCATGCCGGGCGGCGAGCCCTATGGCGCGCTGATCGGCGATTACGAATGGACCAACCATCCGGATGATGTCGAGACGCTGCGGCTGGTCTCGAATGTCGCGGCGGCGTCCTTCGCGCCCTTCATCTCGGCGGCCGGCGCCGGCATGTTCGGCTTCGACGATTGGCGCGAGCTGTCCAAGCCGCGCGACCTCGCCAAGATCTTCGACACCGCCGAATACGCCAAATGGCGCGCCTTCCGCGAGACGGAGGATAGCCGCTTCGTCAACCTGGTGATGCCGCGTGTCATTGCCCGCCTGCCCTATGGCGCCGGCACCGTGCCCGTCGACGAGTTCGGCTATGAGGAGGCGCCGACCGACGCCGCCGGCCGGCCGCAGCAGATGGCGCATGGCGATTATTGCTGGATGAACGCCGCCTATGTGATGGGCGCGCGGCTGACCGATGCCTTCGCCCAGCACGGTTTCTGCGTCGCCATTCGCGGCGCCGAGGGCGGCGGCAAGGTCTCCAACTTGCCGAACCACACCTTCGTCTCCGACGATGGCGATATCGACGCGCAATGCCCGACCGAGATCGGCATCACCGACCGGCGCGAGGCGGAGCTCTCGGCACTCGGATTCCTGCCGCTCTGCCACTACAAGAACAGCGACCATGCGGTGTTCTTCGGCGCGCAATCGGTGCAGAAGCCGAAGAAGTATGACCGCCCCGAAGCCACGGCCAATGCGGCGATCTCGGCGCGGCTGCCCTATCTGATGGCCACCGGCCGCTTCGCGCATTTCCTCAAGGTGATGGCGCGCGACAAGATCGGCTCCTTCATGGAGGCGAGCGATTGCGAGGTCTGGCTGAACCGCTGGATCAAGAACTACGTCAACGCCAATGAGAATGCCGGGCCGGAGAGCAAGGCGAAATACCCGCTGCGCGAGGCGAAGGTCGAGGTGAAGGAGGTGCCGGGCAAGCCCGGCGTCTACAACGCCGTGGCCTATATGCGCCCCTGGCTGCAGATGGAGGAGCTGACCACCTCCATGCGCATGGTGGCGCGCATCCCGCACAAGGTGTGA
- the tssB gene encoding type VI secretion system contractile sheath small subunit — translation MSGSVHDKLARVRKPRVHITYQVETEGAEIERELPFVLGIMGDFAGDPAEPLKPLAERKFVQIDRDNFDEVMARVQPGLKLRVANTLAGDGSEMAVDLKFRSMEDFEPAKVAEQVPALKALLETRAKLRDLMSKVDRSEELETLLEEVLQDKAKLDRLSGELGLGGKGSAA, via the coding sequence ATGAGCGGTAGCGTTCACGACAAGCTGGCGCGTGTGCGCAAGCCGCGCGTCCACATCACCTATCAGGTGGAGACCGAGGGCGCCGAGATCGAGCGCGAGCTGCCCTTCGTGCTCGGCATCATGGGCGATTTCGCCGGCGACCCGGCGGAGCCGCTGAAGCCGCTGGCCGAGCGCAAATTCGTCCAGATCGACCGCGACAATTTCGACGAGGTGATGGCCCGCGTGCAACCGGGCCTGAAGCTGCGCGTCGCCAACACGCTGGCCGGCGATGGCAGCGAGATGGCGGTCGACCTGAAATTCCGCTCGATGGAGGATTTCGAGCCGGCGAAGGTGGCCGAGCAGGTGCCGGCGCTGAAGGCGCTGCTCGAGACGCGCGCCAAGCTGCGCGACCTGATGAGCAAGGTCGACCGCTCCGAGGAGCTGGAGACGCTGCTCGAGGAGGTGCTGCAAGACAAGGCCAAGCTCGACAGGCTCTCGGGTGAGCTCGGGCTTGGCGGCAAGGGGAGCGCGGCATGA
- the tssA gene encoding type VI secretion system protein TssA: MSAAVELEKLLTPLAEGEGGAGVDLREDYSPASPYQKLRDARAEARAEERAQDAAGGEEAVPLPWREVKRLGQLCLAERSRDIEIAAWLAEALVRLDGLAGLRDAAQLLAGLMEQYWDALHPRPDEDGLEGRAAPLAGLAGSSADGTLMQPLRRLALFRRADGSGVSLYQWTLAEETAALADAKRREARLASGIADLSVLEREAAAAAPQWQALGEAAGAALSAWDAFDAQCTARFGDAAPPTRRVAELLTRMQELATRFGGATTPAPAATPADVPPPAAPLAAAAVPVAAPAPTMAAATAALPPASGGAPASREDAIRRLEDIAAYFRATEPHSPIAYSIETLARRARMPLPALLEEVLPDKAARHAMLSMLGIQSLASPPPAAQPSPQAPVPAAEPAAAPAGEAKGIVW; the protein is encoded by the coding sequence ATGAGCGCTGCCGTCGAGCTGGAGAAGCTGCTGACCCCCCTGGCCGAGGGCGAGGGGGGCGCGGGTGTCGATCTGCGCGAGGATTACTCGCCCGCCTCGCCCTATCAGAAGCTGCGCGACGCGCGGGCCGAGGCGCGCGCCGAGGAGCGCGCGCAGGATGCGGCGGGCGGCGAGGAGGCCGTGCCGCTGCCCTGGCGCGAGGTGAAGCGGTTGGGCCAGCTCTGCCTCGCCGAGCGCAGCCGCGACATCGAGATCGCCGCCTGGCTGGCCGAGGCGCTGGTGCGGCTCGACGGGCTGGCGGGGCTGCGCGACGCGGCGCAGTTGCTGGCGGGGCTGATGGAGCAGTACTGGGACGCGCTGCACCCGCGCCCCGACGAGGATGGGCTGGAAGGGCGGGCCGCCCCGCTGGCGGGGCTCGCCGGCAGCAGCGCCGATGGCACGCTGATGCAGCCGCTGCGCCGCCTGGCGCTGTTCCGCCGCGCCGATGGCAGCGGCGTCTCGCTCTACCAGTGGACCCTGGCCGAGGAGACGGCGGCGCTGGCGGATGCGAAGCGGCGCGAGGCGCGGCTGGCATCCGGCATCGCCGATCTGTCGGTGCTGGAGCGCGAGGCCGCCGCCGCCGCGCCGCAATGGCAGGCGCTTGGCGAGGCGGCCGGTGCGGCGCTCTCCGCCTGGGACGCCTTCGACGCGCAATGCACCGCCCGCTTCGGCGATGCCGCGCCGCCGACACGGCGTGTGGCCGAGCTGCTGACCCGCATGCAGGAGCTGGCGACGCGCTTCGGCGGGGCCACCACCCCGGCCCCGGCCGCGACGCCGGCGGACGTCCCGCCGCCCGCCGCGCCCCTGGCCGCGGCGGCCGTGCCGGTCGCGGCGCCCGCCCCAACCATGGCTGCGGCCACGGCCGCGCTGCCACCGGCCTCGGGCGGCGCCCCCGCCTCGCGCGAGGACGCCATCCGCCGGCTGGAGGACATCGCCGCCTATTTCCGCGCCACCGAGCCGCATTCGCCGATCGCCTATTCGATCGAGACGCTGGCGCGCCGCGCCCGCATGCCGCTGCCGGCGCTGCTGGAGGAGGTGCTGCCTGACAAGGCCGCGCGTCACGCGATGTTGAGCATGCTTGGCATCCAGTCTCTGGCATCACCGCCGCCGGCGGCGCAGCCTTCGCCGCAGGCGCCGGTGCCGGCCGCGGAGCCGGCGGCAGCGCCGGCGGGCGAGGCGAAGGGCATCGTCTGGTAG
- the tssH gene encoding type VI secretion system ATPase TssH encodes MVALDLKSLVGRLNDLCRRQLEAAAGLTLSRGHYNVEIEHVLLKLAEAPGSDISAILRGSDVDAGRVAAELTRALDRLRGGNTRAPALSPDIVSWLREAWLIASIERNEARLRSGHLLVALLSEDSLRRSVQDSAPSLMALSAEALRRDWPALAAGSEEEGSSAALAAAPAADAPGAPAGSGPLEQFCSDLTAAAQAGKIDPILGRDGEIRQVIDILTRRRQNNPILTGEPGVGKTAVAEGLALRIAAGEVPEALREVRLLALDLGLLQAGAGMKGEFENRLRGVIDAVKASPRPIVLFIDEAHTLIGAGGQQGQNDAANLLKPALARGELRCLAATTWAEYKKYFEKDAALTRRFQLVQVGEPSEALASAMLRGLVAVLEKHHGVRILDEAVTEAVRLSARYIPARQLPDKGVSLLDTACARVAMSQGALPAAIEDRRRRLELIGTESGVLQREAASGTDHTARHAALEAERDTLQQELAALEARWEEEKALIAELSALRDRAEAGEAEAATSLSAASKRLRALQGEQPLVHPVVDGQAVAEVVASWTGIPVGRMLGDEIRTVLELKPKLEERVIGQPHALEAIAEAIRTQRAGLTDPRKPVGVFLMAGTSGVGKTETALALADLLYGGEQNLTVINMSEFKEEHKVSLLMGSPPGYVGYGEGGVLTEAVRRRPYSVILLDEMEKAHPGVQDVFYQVFDKGQMKDGEGRDIDFRNTLIIMTSNAGSDTIARLCADPEMAPEPAALNEALRPDLLKWFKPAFLGRCTLVTYYPLAPEILRRIVALNLRRIERRLRETYGVALEIGEGVLDSIAARCTETDSGARNVETILTRTVLPELSSRILAVMMQGGRLSGVRLGVGADGNFDYHITSVAA; translated from the coding sequence ATGGTCGCACTGGATTTGAAGTCGCTTGTCGGGCGGCTCAACGATCTTTGCCGTCGCCAGCTGGAAGCGGCAGCAGGGCTGACCCTGTCGCGCGGCCACTACAATGTCGAGATCGAGCATGTCCTGCTGAAACTGGCCGAGGCGCCGGGCTCTGACATTTCCGCGATCCTGCGCGGCAGCGATGTCGATGCCGGGCGCGTGGCGGCCGAGCTGACCCGCGCGCTGGACCGCCTGCGCGGCGGCAATACCCGGGCGCCGGCGCTGTCTCCCGACATCGTGAGCTGGCTGCGCGAAGCCTGGCTGATCGCTTCGATCGAACGCAACGAGGCAAGGCTGCGCTCCGGCCATCTGCTGGTGGCGCTGCTGTCGGAGGATTCGCTGCGGCGCAGCGTGCAGGACAGCGCGCCATCGCTGATGGCGCTCTCGGCCGAGGCGCTGCGGCGCGACTGGCCCGCCCTCGCCGCCGGTAGCGAGGAGGAGGGCAGCAGCGCCGCCCTGGCTGCGGCGCCGGCCGCCGACGCCCCCGGTGCGCCCGCCGGCAGCGGCCCATTGGAACAATTCTGCAGCGACCTCACCGCCGCCGCGCAGGCCGGTAAGATCGACCCGATCCTCGGCCGCGATGGCGAGATCCGCCAGGTGATCGACATCCTGACGCGGCGGCGCCAGAACAACCCGATCCTCACCGGCGAGCCGGGCGTCGGCAAGACGGCGGTGGCCGAGGGCCTCGCGCTGCGCATCGCCGCCGGCGAGGTGCCCGAGGCGCTGCGCGAAGTGCGGCTGCTGGCCCTTGATCTCGGCCTGCTGCAGGCGGGCGCCGGCATGAAGGGCGAGTTCGAGAACCGGCTGCGCGGCGTCATCGATGCGGTGAAGGCGAGCCCCCGCCCGATCGTGCTGTTCATCGACGAGGCGCACACGCTGATCGGCGCCGGCGGCCAGCAGGGGCAGAACGACGCCGCCAATCTGCTGAAGCCGGCCCTGGCCCGCGGCGAGCTGCGCTGCCTCGCCGCCACCACCTGGGCCGAATACAAGAAGTATTTCGAGAAGGATGCGGCGCTGACCCGGCGCTTCCAGCTGGTGCAGGTGGGCGAGCCGTCGGAGGCGCTGGCTTCCGCCATGCTGCGCGGCCTGGTCGCGGTGCTGGAGAAGCATCATGGCGTGCGCATCCTGGACGAGGCGGTGACCGAGGCGGTGCGGCTCTCCGCCCGCTACATCCCGGCGCGGCAATTGCCGGACAAGGGCGTGTCGCTGCTGGACACCGCCTGCGCCCGCGTCGCCATGAGCCAGGGCGCCCTTCCCGCCGCCATCGAAGATCGCCGCCGCCGGCTGGAGCTGATCGGGACCGAGAGTGGCGTGCTGCAGCGCGAGGCCGCCTCCGGCACCGATCATACGGCGCGGCACGCCGCCCTGGAGGCGGAGCGTGACACGCTGCAGCAGGAGCTGGCGGCGCTCGAGGCGCGCTGGGAGGAGGAGAAGGCGCTGATCGCCGAGCTCTCCGCTTTGCGCGATCGCGCCGAAGCGGGCGAGGCCGAGGCGGCGACATCGCTCTCGGCGGCGTCGAAAAGGCTGCGCGCGCTGCAGGGCGAGCAGCCGCTGGTGCATCCGGTGGTGGATGGCCAGGCGGTGGCCGAGGTGGTGGCGAGCTGGACCGGCATCCCGGTCGGCCGCATGCTGGGCGACGAGATCCGCACGGTGCTCGAGCTGAAGCCGAAGCTGGAGGAGCGGGTGATCGGCCAGCCGCATGCGCTGGAGGCGATCGCCGAGGCGATCCGCACCCAGCGCGCCGGGCTGACCGACCCGCGCAAGCCGGTGGGCGTCTTCCTGATGGCGGGCACCTCGGGCGTCGGCAAGACGGAGACGGCGCTGGCGCTGGCCGATCTGCTCTATGGCGGCGAGCAGAACCTGACCGTCATCAACATGAGCGAGTTCAAGGAGGAGCATAAGGTCTCCCTCCTGATGGGCTCGCCGCCCGGCTATGTCGGCTATGGCGAGGGCGGCGTGCTGACCGAGGCGGTGCGCCGCCGCCCCTACTCCGTCATCCTGCTGGATGAGATGGAGAAGGCGCATCCCGGCGTGCAGGATGTCTTCTACCAGGTGTTCGACAAGGGGCAGATGAAGGATGGCGAAGGGCGGGACATCGATTTCCGCAACACGCTGATCATCATGACCTCCAATGCCGGCAGCGACACCATCGCCCGGCTCTGCGCCGATCCGGAGATGGCGCCGGAGCCGGCCGCGCTGAACGAGGCGCTGCGGCCCGATCTTCTGAAGTGGTTCAAGCCGGCCTTCCTCGGCCGCTGCACCCTCGTCACCTATTACCCGCTGGCGCCGGAGATCCTGCGCCGCATCGTCGCGCTGAATTTGCGCCGCATCGAGCGGCGGCTGCGCGAGACCTATGGCGTCGCGCTGGAGATCGGCGAGGGCGTCCTGGACAGCATTGCCGCCCGTTGCACCGAAACCGACAGCGGCGCGCGCAATGTCGAGACCATCCTCACCCGCACCGTGCTGCCCGAGCTGTCGTCACGCATTCTTGCAGTGATGATGCAGGGCGGACGCCTCTCCGGCGTCAGGCTGGGCGTGGGCGCGGACGGAAACTTCGATTACCACATCACCAGCGTCGCGGCCTGA
- a CDS encoding type VI secretion system tube protein Hcp: MAIYMKYQGVDGESTTTGFEKQIELQSFQVGVGRGISTARGTSTRESSEASVSEVTLTKLTDGSSLKLFEESLYGKLDHEVVITFVRTQTGGGVQPYLRYTLTGAGVSGFSLSSGGERPVESISLNFDKIEMTYGVIGDDQSGSNSSTSYDLATAKRA, translated from the coding sequence ATGGCGATCTACATGAAGTACCAGGGCGTGGACGGCGAGAGCACCACCACGGGCTTCGAGAAGCAGATCGAGCTGCAATCCTTCCAGGTCGGCGTCGGCCGCGGCATCTCGACCGCGCGCGGGACCTCGACCCGTGAATCCTCCGAGGCCAGCGTCAGCGAAGTCACGCTGACCAAGCTGACCGACGGCTCCTCGCTGAAGCTGTTCGAGGAGTCGCTCTACGGCAAGCTGGACCATGAGGTGGTGATCACCTTCGTCCGCACCCAGACCGGCGGCGGCGTGCAGCCCTATCTGCGCTACACCCTGACCGGCGCCGGCGTCAGCGGCTTCTCGCTGAGCTCGGGCGGCGAGCGCCCGGTGGAGAGCATCAGCCTGAACTTCGACAAGATCGAGATGACCTATGGGGTCATCGGCGACGACCAGTCGGGCAGCAACTCCTCGACCAGCTACGATCTGGCGACCGCCAAGCGCGCCTGA